From the genome of Hymenobacter sp. PAMC 26628, one region includes:
- the argH gene encoding argininosuccinate lyase, whose protein sequence is MKIWEKGFSVNEKIEKFTVGRDRELDLYLAYYDVLASRAHADMLAVAGLITAAEQQQLAQGLDELKQQIEDGTFEIEAEFEDVHSKIESYLTEKFGDAGKKIHTARSRNDQVLTAIQLFIKDYTEQAATKLVALAEVLLQKAAVHRHDLLPGYTHFQAAMPSSFGLWFGAYAEHLLLDVALFEAAHTVADQNPLGSGAGFGSSFAISREQTTAALGFSSVAVSAVGAQMLRGKTERTVAFAIAGAAATLAKMAYDLVLYNGQDMGFVKLPKEFTTGSSIMPHKKNPDVFELVRAHANRLQALPTDLILATSNLPSGYHRDFQILKEILFGPLRQFLDLLDMLLFAVPEIQVVPGIIDQPKYDLIFSVENINQLIQSGVPFREAYRQVGQSVEDGSYRAHREFRTTHLGSVHNPGLVEIAAKIQQLKAHSRVLGRGPA, encoded by the coding sequence ATGAAAATTTGGGAAAAAGGCTTCTCGGTGAACGAGAAAATCGAAAAATTTACCGTGGGCCGCGACCGGGAATTGGACCTGTACCTGGCGTATTACGACGTGCTGGCTTCCCGGGCCCACGCCGATATGCTGGCCGTCGCGGGATTAATCACTGCCGCAGAGCAGCAACAATTAGCGCAAGGATTGGACGAGTTGAAGCAGCAGATTGAGGACGGCACGTTCGAAATTGAGGCCGAGTTTGAGGATGTGCATTCCAAAATTGAGTCGTACCTGACCGAAAAGTTTGGCGATGCGGGCAAGAAAATCCACACCGCTCGCTCACGCAACGACCAGGTGCTGACGGCTATTCAGCTGTTCATCAAGGATTATACGGAACAAGCGGCGACTAAGCTGGTGGCCCTGGCTGAGGTGCTGTTGCAAAAAGCCGCCGTGCATCGCCACGACTTGCTGCCCGGCTACACGCATTTCCAGGCAGCCATGCCGAGCAGCTTCGGGCTGTGGTTTGGGGCCTACGCCGAGCACTTGCTGCTCGACGTGGCGCTGTTTGAGGCCGCCCACACCGTGGCCGACCAGAACCCGCTGGGCTCGGGTGCGGGCTTTGGCAGCAGCTTCGCCATCAGCCGCGAGCAGACGACGGCGGCGCTGGGCTTCAGTAGCGTGGCCGTGAGTGCCGTGGGGGCCCAGATGCTGCGCGGCAAAACCGAGCGCACGGTGGCGTTTGCCATTGCCGGGGCCGCCGCCACGCTGGCCAAAATGGCCTACGACTTGGTGCTCTACAACGGCCAGGACATGGGGTTTGTAAAGCTGCCCAAGGAGTTTACGACCGGTTCCAGCATCATGCCGCACAAGAAAAACCCCGATGTGTTCGAGCTGGTGCGCGCCCACGCCAACCGCCTCCAGGCCCTGCCCACCGACCTGATTCTGGCCACCAGCAACCTGCCCAGCGGCTACCACCGCGACTTCCAGATTCTCAAGGAAATCCTGTTTGGGCCCCTGCGCCAGTTCCTCGATTTGCTGGACATGCTGCTCTTCGCCGTACCCGAAATTCAGGTCGTCCCCGGCATCATCGACCAGCCGAAATACGACCTAATTTTTTCGGTTGAAAACATCAACCAGCTCATTCAAAGCGGCGTGCCGTTCCGCGAAGCCTACCGCCAAGTAGGCCAATCGGTGGAGGATGGCAGCTACCGTGCCCACCGGGAGTTTCGCACCACGCACCTGGGCAGCGTGCACAACCCCGGGCTGGTAGAAATCGCAGCTAAAATTCAACAGTTGAAAGCGCACAGCCGGGTGCTGGGTAGGGGCCCCGCTTAA
- a CDS encoding nucleotidyltransferase family protein has translation MPPSPPPLNPPAAALVLAAGNSSRLGQPKQLLIYQAETLLHWAVRTALAAGYAPVVVVTGALDAELRHAVADLPCQTVHNPDWAAGMGASIRVGLAALGPAATAVLVMGSDQPLIAAEQLAALAQHQQATGAPAVAAAYADAFGIPALFTASALADLHNIRPEQGAKPLLARYGPALALVPMPDAAFDVDTPAAYRALLAHRGPTPGPKHLSE, from the coding sequence ATGCCCCCGTCACCGCCGCCGCTCAACCCACCGGCCGCCGCCCTGGTTTTGGCAGCCGGCAATTCCAGCCGCCTGGGCCAGCCCAAGCAACTACTTATCTACCAAGCCGAAACCCTGCTGCACTGGGCCGTGCGCACGGCCCTGGCCGCGGGCTACGCCCCCGTCGTCGTCGTGACGGGGGCCCTGGACGCCGAGCTGCGCCACGCCGTGGCCGACCTCCCCTGCCAAACCGTGCACAACCCAGATTGGGCGGCCGGCATGGGCGCCTCCATCCGGGTCGGCCTGGCCGCGCTGGGCCCCGCGGCCACCGCCGTGCTCGTCATGGGCTCAGATCAGCCACTGATAGCAGCCGAGCAGCTGGCCGCTTTAGCCCAGCACCAGCAAGCCACCGGGGCCCCAGCGGTGGCGGCCGCCTACGCCGATGCGTTCGGTATCCCAGCCTTGTTCACTGCCAGCGCGTTGGCCGATTTGCACAACATCCGCCCGGAGCAGGGCGCCAAGCCCCTGCTGGCCCGCTACGGCCCCGCCCTGGCCCTGGTGCCCATGCCCGACGCGGCGTTCGACGTGGACACGCCCGCCGCTTACCGGGCCCTGCTGGCCCACCGGGGCCCTACCCCGGGGCCTAAGCACCTATCCGAATAG
- a CDS encoding alkene reductase, with amino-acid sequence MAEQPLLTPFHSDKLNLRNRVVMAPMTRSRADNPGAVPNDLMVTYYDQRASAGLIVTEGTYVNREAAGYINVPGIYTPEQVAGWQKITSAQHRLGGQLFVQLWHVGRMSHPDLLDGALPLAPSAINPHEKVYTPTGFKDTVTPRAMTLDEIKYTVADFATAAQNALAAGFDGMEVHAANGYLFQQFFNGPSNTRTDAYGGSIENRARILFDVLDAIKAAGVDLGKVGVRLNPSLEGPFGTKMDEQTIPTFDYIVKRLNDYNLAYLHLCEPFTDVSKIPFAEPHIAKHYRPMYQGTLIINAGMTQEKGNQVIADGDADLVAFGTLYISNPDLVERFAQNAPLAPSDKDTYYVPGAKGYTDYPKLNA; translated from the coding sequence ATGGCTGAGCAACCGCTTCTGACCCCTTTTCACTCCGATAAGCTGAACTTGAGAAACCGCGTCGTCATGGCCCCCATGACGCGCAGCCGCGCCGACAACCCCGGCGCCGTGCCCAACGACCTGATGGTGACCTACTACGACCAGCGGGCCTCGGCGGGCCTCATCGTGACGGAGGGCACCTACGTGAACCGCGAGGCCGCCGGCTACATCAACGTACCCGGCATCTACACCCCCGAGCAGGTAGCGGGCTGGCAGAAAATCACCAGCGCCCAGCACCGGCTGGGTGGCCAGCTGTTCGTGCAGCTGTGGCACGTGGGCCGCATGTCGCACCCCGATTTGCTGGACGGGGCCCTGCCCCTGGCCCCCTCGGCCATCAACCCCCACGAGAAAGTGTACACGCCCACCGGCTTTAAGGACACGGTGACGCCCCGGGCCATGACCCTGGACGAGATTAAGTACACCGTGGCCGACTTCGCCACCGCCGCCCAAAATGCGCTGGCCGCCGGCTTCGACGGCATGGAAGTGCACGCCGCCAACGGCTACCTGTTCCAGCAGTTTTTTAACGGCCCCAGCAACACCCGCACCGACGCGTACGGCGGCTCGATTGAGAACCGCGCCCGGATTTTGTTCGACGTGCTCGACGCCATCAAAGCTGCGGGCGTGGACCTGGGCAAGGTGGGCGTGCGCCTCAACCCCTCGCTCGAAGGCCCCTTCGGCACGAAGATGGATGAACAGACTATCCCCACGTTCGACTACATCGTTAAGCGCCTCAACGACTACAACTTGGCCTACCTGCACCTCTGCGAGCCGTTCACCGACGTGAGCAAGATTCCGTTCGCCGAGCCGCACATTGCCAAGCACTACCGCCCCATGTACCAAGGCACGCTCATCATCAACGCTGGCATGACGCAGGAGAAAGGCAACCAAGTCATTGCCGACGGCGACGCTGACCTCGTGGCCTTCGGCACGCTCTACATCTCCAACCCCGATTTGGTGGAGCGCTTCGCCCAGAACGCCCCCCTGGCCCCTAGCGACAAAGACACGTACTACGTGCCCGGCGCGAAAGGCTACACCGATTACCCCAAGCTGAACGCCTAA
- a CDS encoding XdhC family protein translates to MTELQRLFLAYDQHRAASRPCALATVVEVLGSAYRRPGARMLVTEDGELTGAISGGCLEGDARQRARRAIFQGEPALVTYDTRDEDDPRHGLGPGCQGVVRILLEPLNFADGHNPLELLRGFAQHPAPAVLATVFEADTTGLKAAVGQRLLLPAAGALRGTPLLAAPLAEAARATLAYGQSQVLDIETDGGPVRALLEVLEPPLRLVVYGAGNDAQPLVHLAGSLGWHITVVDGRPNLATALRFPEAAEVRIVSVRELEAQPSDPSAYHVLLSHNYAYDLAALQALLPSPAPYIGLLGPRLKAARLMEELGLSEAERVQLLRERLHSPIGLDLGSETPEEIALAIVAEIQAQRSGRQGRPLRERAGTVHVPETGYADVASAS, encoded by the coding sequence ATGACTGAATTACAACGCCTGTTCCTCGCCTACGACCAGCACCGCGCCGCTAGCCGCCCCTGCGCCCTGGCCACGGTGGTCGAAGTGCTGGGCTCGGCCTACCGCCGTCCCGGGGCCCGGATGCTGGTGACGGAAGACGGCGAGCTGACCGGCGCCATCAGCGGCGGCTGCCTGGAGGGCGATGCTCGGCAGCGGGCCCGGCGGGCCATTTTCCAGGGCGAGCCGGCCTTGGTAACCTACGACACCCGCGACGAGGACGACCCACGCCACGGCCTGGGCCCCGGCTGCCAGGGCGTGGTGCGCATCCTGCTGGAGCCGCTGAACTTTGCCGACGGCCACAACCCCTTGGAGCTGTTGCGCGGCTTTGCCCAGCACCCCGCGCCGGCCGTGCTGGCCACCGTGTTCGAAGCCGACACCACCGGCCTGAAAGCAGCCGTGGGGCAGCGCCTGCTGCTGCCAGCCGCCGGGGCCCTGCGCGGCACGCCGCTGCTAGCCGCCCCGCTGGCCGAGGCGGCGCGTGCCACGCTGGCCTACGGCCAGTCGCAGGTGCTGGATATTGAAACCGACGGGGGCCCCGTGCGGGCGCTGCTGGAAGTGCTGGAGCCGCCGCTGCGCCTGGTAGTGTACGGCGCCGGCAACGACGCGCAGCCGCTGGTGCACCTGGCCGGCTCGCTGGGCTGGCACATCACGGTGGTGGACGGCCGGCCCAACCTGGCCACTGCCCTTCGTTTTCCCGAAGCGGCGGAAGTACGCATTGTGTCGGTGCGCGAGCTGGAAGCCCAGCCCTCCGACCCCAGCGCGTACCACGTGCTGCTCAGCCACAACTACGCCTACGACCTGGCCGCGCTGCAAGCTCTGTTGCCCTCGCCCGCGCCTTACATCGGCCTGCTGGGGCCCCGCCTGAAAGCGGCCCGCCTCATGGAGGAGTTGGGCTTGAGCGAAGCCGAACGGGTCCAATTGCTGCGCGAACGCCTGCACAGCCCCATCGGCCTCGATTTGGGCAGCGAAACCCCGGAGGAAATTGCCCTGGCCATCGTGGCCGAAATTCAGGCGCAGCGCAGCGGCCGGCAGGGCCGGCCCCTGCGCGAGCGGGCCGGCACGGTGCACGTGCCGGAAACTGGCTACGCCGACGTGGCCAGCGCGTCGTAA
- a CDS encoding tetratricopeptide repeat-containing sensor histidine kinase produces MASAFKGLTLAEQTGDEQTRMRLQAVIGGIYSDMGNYDEALPMLRAALANARRARDWQVASQALNSLGAAYQLLKDWPRTLFYHQQALKLSRQLGDASSETVDETNLAEVYGLQGNQAEALAHGRRARALVRATHDSYNMPSVELMLARGFVLARQPDSAVALARHALALSQQSRSNENIRNAGDILAQAYAQRRDYARAYRYRNLQMAYNDTLSGEDTQRRTSALRYGYELDKKQAQIVLLRKDREIAGQKAYRQRQQMLAALAGLGGVVLVVALLLRNIFLKQRANRRLGEKNVQIAAHRDDLDRTLTELQSTQNQLVQREKMASLGELTAGVAHEMQNPLNFVTNFADLSVELVAELEAELAKESLSAAGRPAIGALVQALAQNQAKIHQHGHRADRIVKNMLEHARTRSGERQPTNLNALADEYLRLAYHGWRAKNKDFNAALETDFDPRLGPVPVVPQDLSRVLLNLLTNAFYAVAEKAKTAGPAYRPQVAVATRRTGDTVRIRVRDNGNGIPAAVREKIFQPFFTTKPTGEGTGLGLSLSYDIVTKGHGGTLAVASQEGEFTEFTISLPAEV; encoded by the coding sequence TTGGCCTCTGCTTTTAAAGGTCTGACCCTGGCCGAGCAAACGGGCGACGAGCAGACCCGTATGCGCTTGCAAGCCGTCATTGGCGGTATTTATTCGGACATGGGTAATTATGACGAGGCCCTACCGATGCTGCGCGCCGCCCTAGCAAATGCCCGGCGGGCCCGCGATTGGCAGGTGGCGTCGCAGGCGCTCAACAGCCTGGGGGCCGCATACCAATTACTGAAAGACTGGCCCCGAACCCTGTTCTACCACCAGCAAGCCTTGAAGCTGAGTCGGCAGCTGGGCGATGCATCGAGCGAAACCGTGGACGAAACCAACCTGGCGGAGGTGTACGGCTTGCAGGGCAACCAGGCCGAGGCGCTGGCGCACGGCCGGCGGGCCCGGGCGCTGGTGCGGGCCACGCACGACAGCTATAACATGCCCTCGGTGGAGCTGATGCTGGCCCGCGGCTTCGTGCTGGCCCGGCAGCCCGACAGCGCCGTGGCCCTGGCCCGGCACGCGCTGGCGCTCAGCCAGCAGTCGCGCAGCAACGAGAACATCCGCAACGCGGGCGACATCCTGGCGCAGGCCTATGCGCAGCGGCGCGACTACGCGCGGGCCTACCGCTACCGCAACCTGCAGATGGCCTACAACGACACGCTCTCGGGCGAGGACACCCAGCGCCGCACCAGCGCCCTGCGCTACGGCTACGAGCTGGACAAGAAGCAGGCCCAGATTGTGCTGCTTCGGAAAGACCGGGAAATTGCGGGCCAAAAAGCCTACCGGCAGCGCCAGCAGATGCTTGCCGCGCTGGCCGGGCTGGGCGGCGTGGTGCTGGTGGTGGCCCTGCTGCTGCGCAACATCTTCCTCAAGCAGCGCGCCAACCGCCGCTTAGGCGAGAAAAACGTGCAGATTGCCGCCCACCGCGACGACCTCGACCGCACCCTCACCGAGCTGCAAAGCACCCAGAACCAGCTGGTTCAGCGCGAGAAAATGGCCTCGCTCGGCGAGCTGACGGCGGGCGTGGCCCACGAGATGCAGAACCCGCTCAACTTCGTCACCAACTTCGCCGACCTGAGCGTGGAGCTAGTGGCCGAGCTCGAAGCCGAGTTGGCCAAAGAGTCGCTTTCGGCCGCGGGGCGGCCGGCCATTGGGGCCCTGGTGCAGGCCCTGGCCCAGAACCAGGCCAAAATTCACCAGCACGGCCACCGCGCCGACCGCATCGTGAAGAACATGCTGGAGCACGCGCGCACCCGCAGCGGCGAGCGCCAGCCCACCAACCTCAATGCCCTGGCCGACGAGTACTTGCGCCTGGCCTACCACGGCTGGCGGGCTAAAAACAAAGACTTCAACGCCGCGCTGGAAACCGACTTCGACCCCCGCCTGGGGCCCGTGCCCGTGGTGCCGCAGGACCTGAGCCGGGTGCTGCTCAACCTGCTCACCAACGCCTTCTACGCCGTGGCCGAGAAGGCCAAAACCGCCGGCCCGGCCTACCGCCCCCAGGTAGCCGTGGCCACGCGGCGCACCGGCGACACGGTGCGCATCCGGGTGCGCGACAACGGCAACGGCATCCCGGCGGCGGTGCGCGAAAAAATATTCCAGCCCTTTTTCACCACCAAGCCCACCGGCGAGGGCACCGGCCTGGGCCTGTCGCTGAGCTACGACATTGTGACGAAGGGCCACGGCGGCACCCTGGCCGTGGCCAGCCAGGAAGGCGAATTTACGGAGTTCACCATCAGCCTTCCCGCGGAAGTATAG
- a CDS encoding YitT family protein, whose translation MLPRVVGAAVFRAGLLLAGVASAAVGLKGFLLPNGFIDGGVTGIALLASQLTHISLSLLIVVINVPFVLLGYRQLGGPFAARTLAAILALAGAVAVVSVPPLTHDKLLIAVFGGFFLGAGSGLAMRGGGVLDGTEILAVYLTRKLPASIGDIVLIINVIIFGVAAWLLSVETALYSVLAYLAAAKTVDFVLVGIEEYIGLTVISFHSPEIRRFITERLHRGATVYEVTQGYGSHGAQYLKVEAIFTVITRLEIMTLTDEINKIDPRAFIVQHSVNDIKGGLIKKRALH comes from the coding sequence GTGCTGCCCCGGGTGGTGGGGGCCGCGGTGTTCCGGGCCGGGCTATTGCTGGCCGGCGTAGCCTCGGCCGCGGTGGGGCTGAAGGGGTTTCTGCTGCCCAACGGCTTCATTGACGGGGGCGTGACGGGCATAGCGCTGCTGGCTAGCCAGCTGACGCACATCTCGTTGTCGCTACTGATTGTGGTCATCAACGTGCCGTTTGTGCTGCTGGGCTACCGCCAGCTCGGGGGCCCGTTTGCGGCGCGCACGCTGGCGGCCATCCTGGCGCTGGCGGGGGCCGTGGCGGTGGTGTCGGTGCCGCCCCTCACGCACGACAAATTGCTGATTGCCGTGTTCGGGGGCTTTTTCCTCGGGGCCGGCTCGGGGCTGGCCATGCGCGGCGGGGGCGTGCTCGACGGCACCGAAATCCTGGCCGTGTACCTCACCCGCAAGCTGCCCGCGTCCATCGGCGACATTGTCCTGATTATCAACGTAATAATTTTTGGGGTGGCGGCCTGGCTGCTGTCGGTCGAAACGGCGCTGTACTCCGTCCTGGCCTACCTGGCGGCGGCCAAAACCGTGGATTTCGTGCTGGTGGGCATCGAAGAATACATCGGCCTGACCGTCATCTCGTTCCACAGCCCCGAAATCCGCCGGTTCATCACCGAGCGCCTGCACCGCGGCGCCACCGTCTACGAAGTTACCCAGGGCTACGGCTCGCACGGGGCCCAGTACCTGAAAGTAGAAGCCATTTTCACGGTCATCACGCGCTTGGAAATCATGACGTTGACTGACGAAATCAATAAAATTGACCCCCGCGCTTTCATCGTGCAGCACAGCGTGAACGACATCAAGGGCGGGCTGATAAAGAAGCGCGCCTTGCACTAG